The genome window AAGCCGCTGCCGTAGGAAATCAGCAATGTAACCGCGGAAATCCCCCACACGATTCCCAGCATCGTCAGAACGCTGCGTACCCGGCTCCGCTGAAGAGCCACCCAGGCTTCACGAAAAATGTCCTCCCACATAGTCAGCCTTCTCACCCGCCCGCTTCATAGCGCAGCGCTTCGATAGGATCGATGGAAGCGGCCCGTCGCGCAGGATAGAGTGCGGACAAGACAGCGATACTTCCCAATAAGGCCGCGGCAAACAGTCCCGATTGCCAGGTCGGCAGCAAGCCGGCGAAGAAATCCGGCATGGGCAGCAAATTCACCAGGGCGCAGAACCCGAAGGCGATTCCCAGGCCCAGCCCGC of Terriglobales bacterium contains these proteins:
- a CDS encoding ABC transporter permease — protein: RERTREIGVRKAAGATRREILLQFFAETILVVFLSGGLGLGIAFGFCALVNLLPMPDFFAGLLPTWQSGLFAAALLGSIAVLSALYPARRAASIDPIEALRYEAGG